In the genome of Oncorhynchus clarkii lewisi isolate Uvic-CL-2024 chromosome 4, UVic_Ocla_1.0, whole genome shotgun sequence, one region contains:
- the LOC139406392 gene encoding E3 ubiquitin/ISG15 ligase TRIM25-like isoform X2 translates to MAQRGILLDKDQFCCSVCLDVLKEPVTISCGHNYCRSCIEGCWDREVLKGVYSCPQCRQTFNPRPNLKKNNMLAEMVEKLKKTGLQAAPCPALCYAGPGDVACDFCTGSRKQKALMSCLVCLASYCESHLQPHYESPAFKKHKLVKATTQLQEKICFHHDKLLEVYCRTDQQCICMLCTMDEHKGHDTVSAAAERTEKQRQLGRSQQKVQQRFQEREKELKNLQKAVKSLKISAQAAVKDSDQIFTELIRSIERRRSEVKELIRAQEKAQVSQAEGLLEQLKQEIAELRKRSTELEQLSHTDDHIHFFQSYQSLSSISVSSDLPSIVVRPLQYFGDVSKTVSELREKLEDFLKGEWTKISTTVNIVDVLLPLEPKTKEPLLQYSCQLTLDPNTAGTRLSLSEGNKKVTSARQVQPYPGHPDRFTNQWQVLCREGLSGCCYWEVKWSGNVITAVSYKDISRTKTNNIFGDNNKSWGLQCYRGGYCFRHNNVETKISGPQSSRVGVYLDHKAGTLSFYSVSDTMTLLHRVQTTFTQPLYPGFCLCGTAELVKL, encoded by the exons ATGGCTCAGCGAGGAATTCTGCTGGACAAGGACcagttctgttgttctgtctgtctggatgtacTGAAGGAACCAGTCACCATCTCCTGTGGACACAATTACTGTAGAAGCTGTATTGAGGGCTGCTGGGATCGGGAAGTTCTGAAAGGGGTTTATAGCTGTCCTCAGTGCAGACAGACCTTCAATCCAAGGCCTAATCTGAAGAAAAATAACATGTTGGCAGAGATGGTGGAGAAACTGAAGAAGACAGGACTCCAGGCTGCTCCCTGTCCTGCTCTGTGCTATGCTGGACCTGGAGATGTGGCGTGTGATTTCTGCACTGGGTCCAGAAAGCAGAAAGCCCTCATGTCCTGTCTGGTGTGTCTGGCCTCTTACTGTGAGTCTCACCTCCAACCTCACTATGAATCCCCTGCTTTCAAGAAGCACAAGCTGGTTAAAGCCACCACACAACTACAGGAGAAGATCTGCTTTCATCATGACAAACTGCTGGAGGTTTACTGTCGTACCGATCAGCAGTGTATCTGTATGCTGTGTACAATGGATGAACATAAAGGCCATGATACAGTGTCAGCTGCAGCAGAGAGGACTGAGAAACAG AGGCAGCTGGGGAGGAGTCAGCAGAAGGTCCAGCAGAGATTccaggaaagagagaaggagctgAAGAATCTCCAAAAAGCTGTGAAGTCTCTCAAG ATCTCTGCACAGGCAGCAGTGAAGGACAGTGATCAGATCTTTACTGAGCTGATCCGCTCCATTGAGAGAAGGCGCTCTGAGGTGAAGGAGCTGATCAGAGCCCAAGAGAAGGCTCAAGTGAGTCAAGCTGAAGGACTCCTGGAGCAACTGAAGCAGGAGATCGCAGAGCTGAGGAAGAGAAGTACTGAGCTGGAGCAGCTCTCACACACCGATGATCACATCCATTTCTTCCAG agttatcagtctctctccagtATCAGTGTATCTTCAGACTTACCCAGCATCGTTGTCCGTCCTCTTCAGTACTTTGGAGATGTGAGTAAGACTGTGTCTGAACTAAGAGAGAAACTAGAAGACTTCCTTAAAGGAGAATGGACCAAGATCTCCACTACAG tgaATATAGTGGATGTTTTACTGCCTCTAGAGCCCAAGACCAAAGAACCGTTGTTACAAT ATTCCTGTCAGctcacactggacccaaacacagcaGGAAcacgcctctctctgtctgaagggaacAAAAAGGTGACCTCTGCACGCCAAGTCCAACCATATCCTGGTCATCCAGACAGATTCACCAACCAGTGGCAGGttctgtgtagagagggtctgtcTGGATGCTGTTACTGGGAGGTGAAGTGGAGTGGTAATGTTATTACAGCAGTCTCATATAAAGACATCAGCAGAACAAAGACAAATAATATATTTGGAGACAATAACAAGTCCTGGGGTTTACAGTGCTATAGAGGTGGTTATTGTTTCAGACACAATAATGTTGAGACTAAAATATCAGGCCCTCAGTCCTCCAGAGTAGGAGTGTACCTGGATCACAAGGCAGGTACTCTGTCCTTCTACAGTGTCTCTGACACAATGACCCTCCTCCACAGAgtccagaccacattcactcagccTCTCTATCCTGGGTTTTGTCTCTGTGGTactgctgagctggttaaactgtag
- the LOC139406392 gene encoding tripartite motif-containing protein 16-like isoform X1, protein MAQRGILLDKDQFCCSVCLDVLKEPVTISCGHNYCRSCIEGCWDREVLKGVYSCPQCRQTFNPRPNLKKNNMLAEMVEKLKKTGLQAAPCPALCYAGPGDVACDFCTGSRKQKALMSCLVCLASYCESHLQPHYESPAFKKHKLVKATTQLQEKICFHHDKLLEVYCRTDQQCICMLCTMDEHKGHDTVSAAAERTEKQVRPEQLLDCSLKSDYPQRQLGRSQQKVQQRFQEREKELKNLQKAVKSLKISAQAAVKDSDQIFTELIRSIERRRSEVKELIRAQEKAQVSQAEGLLEQLKQEIAELRKRSTELEQLSHTDDHIHFFQSYQSLSSISVSSDLPSIVVRPLQYFGDVSKTVSELREKLEDFLKGEWTKISTTVNIVDVLLPLEPKTKEPLLQYSCQLTLDPNTAGTRLSLSEGNKKVTSARQVQPYPGHPDRFTNQWQVLCREGLSGCCYWEVKWSGNVITAVSYKDISRTKTNNIFGDNNKSWGLQCYRGGYCFRHNNVETKISGPQSSRVGVYLDHKAGTLSFYSVSDTMTLLHRVQTTFTQPLYPGFCLCGTAELVKL, encoded by the exons ATGGCTCAGCGAGGAATTCTGCTGGACAAGGACcagttctgttgttctgtctgtctggatgtacTGAAGGAACCAGTCACCATCTCCTGTGGACACAATTACTGTAGAAGCTGTATTGAGGGCTGCTGGGATCGGGAAGTTCTGAAAGGGGTTTATAGCTGTCCTCAGTGCAGACAGACCTTCAATCCAAGGCCTAATCTGAAGAAAAATAACATGTTGGCAGAGATGGTGGAGAAACTGAAGAAGACAGGACTCCAGGCTGCTCCCTGTCCTGCTCTGTGCTATGCTGGACCTGGAGATGTGGCGTGTGATTTCTGCACTGGGTCCAGAAAGCAGAAAGCCCTCATGTCCTGTCTGGTGTGTCTGGCCTCTTACTGTGAGTCTCACCTCCAACCTCACTATGAATCCCCTGCTTTCAAGAAGCACAAGCTGGTTAAAGCCACCACACAACTACAGGAGAAGATCTGCTTTCATCATGACAAACTGCTGGAGGTTTACTGTCGTACCGATCAGCAGTGTATCTGTATGCTGTGTACAATGGATGAACATAAAGGCCATGATACAGTGTCAGCTGCAGCAGAGAGGACTGAGAAACAGGTAAGACCAGAACAACTT CTTGATTGCTCATTGAAGAGTGATTATCCACAGAGGCAGCTGGGGAGGAGTCAGCAGAAGGTCCAGCAGAGATTccaggaaagagagaaggagctgAAGAATCTCCAAAAAGCTGTGAAGTCTCTCAAG ATCTCTGCACAGGCAGCAGTGAAGGACAGTGATCAGATCTTTACTGAGCTGATCCGCTCCATTGAGAGAAGGCGCTCTGAGGTGAAGGAGCTGATCAGAGCCCAAGAGAAGGCTCAAGTGAGTCAAGCTGAAGGACTCCTGGAGCAACTGAAGCAGGAGATCGCAGAGCTGAGGAAGAGAAGTACTGAGCTGGAGCAGCTCTCACACACCGATGATCACATCCATTTCTTCCAG agttatcagtctctctccagtATCAGTGTATCTTCAGACTTACCCAGCATCGTTGTCCGTCCTCTTCAGTACTTTGGAGATGTGAGTAAGACTGTGTCTGAACTAAGAGAGAAACTAGAAGACTTCCTTAAAGGAGAATGGACCAAGATCTCCACTACAG tgaATATAGTGGATGTTTTACTGCCTCTAGAGCCCAAGACCAAAGAACCGTTGTTACAAT ATTCCTGTCAGctcacactggacccaaacacagcaGGAAcacgcctctctctgtctgaagggaacAAAAAGGTGACCTCTGCACGCCAAGTCCAACCATATCCTGGTCATCCAGACAGATTCACCAACCAGTGGCAGGttctgtgtagagagggtctgtcTGGATGCTGTTACTGGGAGGTGAAGTGGAGTGGTAATGTTATTACAGCAGTCTCATATAAAGACATCAGCAGAACAAAGACAAATAATATATTTGGAGACAATAACAAGTCCTGGGGTTTACAGTGCTATAGAGGTGGTTATTGTTTCAGACACAATAATGTTGAGACTAAAATATCAGGCCCTCAGTCCTCCAGAGTAGGAGTGTACCTGGATCACAAGGCAGGTACTCTGTCCTTCTACAGTGTCTCTGACACAATGACCCTCCTCCACAGAgtccagaccacattcactcagccTCTCTATCCTGGGTTTTGTCTCTGTGGTactgctgagctggttaaactgtag